Proteins from one Anastrepha obliqua isolate idAnaObli1 chromosome 2, idAnaObli1_1.0, whole genome shotgun sequence genomic window:
- the LOC129238161 gene encoding rutC family protein UK114-like: protein MSRIVRKLVSNKHATKLVAPYNLAVVADRTVYVTGYVAMDKDTLHLVSGGIAKQTEMALKNLIAVLSSTAAASGAEKVVKNIIYVKDRKDVGAINESYKKVFSKNFLACACIQASHLPLNALRASF, encoded by the coding sequence atgtctaGAATTGTGAGAAAATTGGTCAGCAACAAACACGCTACAAAGCTAGTAGCGCCATATAATCTAGCTGTTGTTGCTGATCGCACTGTCTATGTAACCGGCTATGTGGCCATGGACAAAGACACTTTGCACCTGGTGTCAGGCGGCATAGCGAAGCAAACAGAGATGGCTTTGAAGAACTTGATAGCCGTACTATCCAGTACGGCTGCCGCTTCTGGCGctgaaaaagtagtcaaaaatataatatacgtAAAGGATAGGAAAGACGTTGGTGCAATCAACGAGTCCTACAAGAAAGTATTCTCCAAAAATTTCCTCGCATGTGCCTGTATTCAAGCATCCCATCTGCCTCTGAATGCATTGAGAGCATCGTTTTAA